A genomic window from Daphnia magna isolate NIES linkage group LG9, ASM2063170v1.1, whole genome shotgun sequence includes:
- the LOC116930710 gene encoding uncharacterized protein LOC116930710, which produces MVEESEGDPSSSKNVKILFCTAYGKLPLAIHLDGKFKLLRWLLKHQYEASSLFGDTVISADSDVLKHVNKINEKKIQEKKRIVAEILWSGHWKKGAAATLGEEQEQVFSTMSRYGSCTKHMSDAYKILVARLLKARKQAPIHRQELQKLLKRKWISEKDLPFILEELKIKAIESNNKLASSNWALSYERGDLEGTYLHIKRIERRIALIVGSSKERIMMRKGLSVAKTKVKLRIAQINEAIKECHERQKLGVSRENDRNIETLAKITGNDFHDGVFPWQTDGIVSRENFDIIDTWMLMMRYDEEVIKRLEVDECSSSSSSDENDESPDGSSAEEEVRDGASE; this is translated from the exons ATGGTCGAGGAGAGTGAAGGTGACCCAAGTTCTTCGAAAAACGTCAAAATTCTCTTCTGTACAGCTTATGGGAAACTTCCGTTGGCCATCCATTTGGATGGAAAGTTCAAGTTGCTCAGATGGCTGCTCAAACATCA GTACGAGGCGTCTTCCTTGTTTGGAGATACTGTGATATCTGCAGATTCCGACGTCCTGAAACACGTTAACaagataaatgaaaaaaaaatcca agaaaagaaaaggatagTTGCGGAG ATCCTCTGGTCCGGTCACTGGAAGAAAGGGGCGGCAGCAACTCTCGGAGAGGAACAAGAACAAGTCTTTTCTACCATGTCCCGCTACGGAAGTTGTACTAAACACATGAGTGATGCAT ACAAGATTCTTGTTGCACGTTTGCTCAAA GCTAGGAAACAGGCCCCCATACATCGACAGGAACTccaaaaattattgaaaaggaaatggaTCTCCGAAAAAGACCTTCCATTCATTCTGGAGGAATTGAAGATAAAAGCCATAGAGAGCaaca acAAACTCGCATCCTCCAATTGGGCACTCTCATATGAGCGAGGGGACCTAGAAGGTACATACCTTCATATCAAGCGAATTGAAAGGCGGATAGCTTTAATTGTTG GTTCTTCAAAAGAACGAATTATGATGCGGAAGGGCTTGAGCGTAGCAAAGACCAAAGTGAAATTGCGCATCGCCCAAATTAATGAGGCAATAAAAGAGTGTCACGAAAGACAAAAGTTGGGCGTGTCTAGAGAAAATGATAGAAATATAGAAACATTGGCTAAAATTACCGGAAACGATTTCCATGACGGTGTCTTTCCATGGCAAACGGATGGAA TCGTATCCCGAGAAAATTTTGATATAATCGACACTTGGATGCTGATGATGCGCTACGACGAAGAAGTAATTAAG AGGTTGGAAGTTGATGAATGCAGCTCGTCTAGTTCATCAGATGAAAACGATGAGAGCCCAGACGGCTCGTCCGCTGAAGAGGAAGTGCGAGACGGAGCCTCCGAATAG